The Streptomyces cyaneogriseus subsp. noncyanogenus region GTCCCAGCGCGCGAACGCCGGCGGCAGCGCGGGCTCGACGACTTCCGCCTCGGCGGTGAGCTGGGCGAGGTCCCGGTCGAGAGCCTCCCGGGCCCGGTCGACGAGCTGGGCGTGCCGGACGCGGGCCGCCTCCCGGGCGGCGTCGCCCTGCCCGCTGATGCGGCTGCGCGGGTCGGCCAGGATCCGGTCGAGCTCCTTCTCCCTGCGCGAGGCGGCGAAGTCGACGGCGCTGCGGTAGGCGGCGGTGGTGCGGGCCAGGTCTTCGAACATGCCCCACACCTGGTTGTAGAGCCGCTCTTCCATGGACCAGCCGGCGGCGTCGCCCGCGACGGGGCGGGCGGGCTGCCCGGGGACGGCCGGGGGCGCGGCCGACGGGGGCGGTGGAGGAGCCGCGGTGCGGCGGCCGGGGTGGCTGTAGCCGACCGGGCCCCCGGCGGGCGGGGACGCCGGGGTGACGGCGGTGGGGCCCGCCGCCCCGGCCGCACCCGGGTGGGACGGCGGCGCGGGCTGTCCCGGTGTGCCGGGTGGCGGGGCGCCGTGCGTGGTGTGCGGGGCGTGGGGAGGGACGGCCGGTACCTGCCCGGGGGCGCTGCGGGGCGTGGCCGCGCCGTGCTCCGGGCCGAGCGCGGGTGCGGTGGCCTGCCGGGAGAGGTCGCCGTCCGCCGGGCGCGACGGCGGGGCGGGGGCGGTGCGGCCCGGTTCCCCGGCCACCGCTTCGGCGATGCCGGCGGCGAGGCGGTGGGCCTGGGGCAGGCCCTGGTCGGTGAGGAGCTCGGCGAGGCCGCCCGCGTAGCCCTGGCCGACGGCGCGCACCTTCCAGGCGCCCCGGCGACGGTAGAGCTCCAGGGCGACGACGGCGGCCTCGGTGTCGAGGCCGGTGACGGTGTAGGCGGCGATCCCGGTGCCGTCGGCGGCGGTGACGGCGACGAAGGGGGCGGCGACGGCGCCGAAGCGGGCGGGGCCCGAGCCGTCGCCGGCGGGCAGGGCGAGCAGCACGCTCACGCGGTGCACGGTGTCCGGCACGGCGTCCAGGTCGACCGTGAGGCGGTGGTCGGCGTCCGCCCGCCGGGGGACTTCCAGGCCCGGCAGGACGGGCGTGCCCGGGTGGGCCACCCAGGTGTCGCCGTGGACCTTCCCGTCGGCGTCGCCGAGGGTGGCGGCGGCCACCACCGGTGTGCCGGCCGAGATCCGGATGTGCAGACGGGCCTGGTCAAGCGGGTGGTTCTGTCCCCGCACCAGCTCGGCCGTCATCGCCCTTCTCCCCCCGTGTCCGCTGGTGGTGTGCCGTGCGCCGCCCGCCCCTCCGTGCCCGCCGCGGGGCGGGCACGGGCCGGGGTCAGAGCACGGGCAGGATCGCCGGCATGAGGTCCTGGAAGGTGCGGCCGTTGGCCGGGGAGCCGAGGGCGGTCATCGTCCAGCCCGTGCCCGTGCGGTGCACCTTCGCCATGATCTGGGCGGTGCAGGCACCGCCGCCGGCCAGGGTGTAGCGGGCGAGCTCCTGGCCGTTGGTCTCGTCGACCAGGCGGCAGAACGCGTTCTGCACCTCCTGGAAGGTCTGGCCGGTGAAGGAGTTGACGGTGAAGACGATCTGGTCGACGTGGACCGGGACGCGCTGGAGGTCGACGAGGATCGCCTCGTCGTCGCCGCCCTGCCCCACACCGCCGACGAGGTTGTCCCCGGTGTGGCGCACCGAGCCGTCGTCGCTCACCAGATGCCGGAAGAACACGACGTCGACGGGCTGCTTGTCCGCGAACAGGACCGCCGAGGCGTCGAGGTCGACCTCCCGGGTGCGGGAACCGAACAGGCCGCGCCGGGGGGCCGCCTGCCAGCCGAGACCCATGCGCACCGAGGTCAGGCCGGCCCCGTCGTTCTTCTGCAGGCTGATGGCCTGACCCTTGGTCATGTTGACGGTCACGCGCTGATTCCCCTCTCGGACAGTCCCCTGTCGCCGCGGTGCCCGCGGTTGCCGAGAACACTACGCACGGCCACTGACAGTGCCGTACCGCGATCCGCGCTTTGTGTCGGTCTTGCAACATGGCGCGTCCCGGGTGGGACGCCGGAGAAGGACGGGGGCGCCGGGGCGCCGGTCCGGCGCGGACCGGCGCCGGCGTGCCCGGTCAGGACAGGCCCGCCTCCCGCATCTGGCGCAGCTCCTTCTTCATCTCCGCCACCTCGTCGCGCAGCCGGGCGGCGATCTCGAACTGCAGGTCCGCGGCGGCGGCGCGCATCCGGGCGGTGAGCTCCTCGATCTGCTCGGCGAGCTCGGCCGCGGGGCGGTCGGTGACCGCCGTCTCCTTGGCCTTGCCCTTGGCCTGCTTCCCGGACTTGGCACCCGGGCCCGTGGCGGCCTTGCCGCCGAGGGAGGGCACGGGGGCCTTGGCGCCCTTGCCGTCCTTCGACTTGCGGTAGCCCGAGCCGAGGAGCTGCTCGGTGTCGATGTCCTCGCGCGCGATCTGCGCCACGATGTCGTTGATCTTCTTCCGGAGGGGCTGGGGGTCGATGCCCTTCGCCTTGTTGTAGGCGATCTGCTTCTCCCGGCGGCGGTTGGTCTCGTCGATGGCCTTCGCCATCGCCGGGGTGATCTTGTCCGCGTACATGTGGACCTGGCCGGAGACGTTGCGCGCCGCGCGGCCGATGGTCTGGATCAGGGAGGTCCCGGAACGCAGGAAGCCCTCCTTGTCGGCGTCGAGGATCGCCACCAGGGACACCTCGGGCAGGTCGAGGCCCTCCCTGAGCAGGTTGATGCCGACCAGGACGTCGTACTCACCGCTGCGCAGCTCGCGCAGCAGCTCCACCCGGCGCAGGGTGTCGACGTCGCTGTGCAGGTAGCGCACCTGGATGCCGAGCTCCAGGAAGTAGTCCGTGAGGTCCTCGGCCATCTTCTTGGTGAGCGTGGTGACCAGGACGCGCTCGTCCTTCTCGATCCGTCCCCGGATCTCGTGCACCAGATCGTCGATCTGCCCCTCGGTGGGCTTGACCACGACCTCCGGGTCGACCAGGCCGGTGGGGCGGATGATCTGCTCGACCA contains the following coding sequences:
- a CDS encoding TerD family protein; this translates as MTVNMTKGQAISLQKNDGAGLTSVRMGLGWQAAPRRGLFGSRTREVDLDASAVLFADKQPVDVVFFRHLVSDDGSVRHTGDNLVGGVGQGGDDEAILVDLQRVPVHVDQIVFTVNSFTGQTFQEVQNAFCRLVDETNGQELARYTLAGGGACTAQIMAKVHRTGTGWTMTALGSPANGRTFQDLMPAILPVL
- a CDS encoding TerD family protein; protein product: MTAELVRGQNHPLDQARLHIRISAGTPVVAAATLGDADGKVHGDTWVAHPGTPVLPGLEVPRRADADHRLTVDLDAVPDTVHRVSVLLALPAGDGSGPARFGAVAAPFVAVTAADGTGIAAYTVTGLDTEAAVVALELYRRRGAWKVRAVGQGYAGGLAELLTDQGLPQAHRLAAGIAEAVAGEPGRTAPAPPSRPADGDLSRQATAPALGPEHGAATPRSAPGQVPAVPPHAPHTTHGAPPPGTPGQPAPPSHPGAAGAAGPTAVTPASPPAGGPVGYSHPGRRTAAPPPPPSAAPPAVPGQPARPVAGDAAGWSMEERLYNQVWGMFEDLARTTAAYRSAVDFAASRREKELDRILADPRSRISGQGDAAREAARVRHAQLVDRAREALDRDLAQLTAEAEVVEPALPPAFARWDSPVWHDYRVPGEMPMAVRLGDLHLPEAGRLRIPMLVRLPLERGLWIDSGASAGLDGDFADAHEVRRRALESAVAHAARLLAAHPAGEFTVHIVDPAGSGAQALEPLVRAGIPADPPARGAGGAAEVLARLTQRVDLVQMAVRGGAADSLPRGFDTSQRLLIVNDFPHGFDDRAVNQLRYLADEGPAVGVHLMLVADREEAARYGPLLDPLWRCLLRLTPVADDHLADPWVGHAWTYEPPLVPPGSQVLRTVLARVATARRTGRP